A part of Planococcus sp. MB-3u-03 genomic DNA contains:
- a CDS encoding prepilin-type N-terminal cleavage/methylation domain-containing protein — MTLIELLAVIVIIAIIAAIAIPAIGNIIENSRYGAAKSDASNVLSAANIYFTENPEDDSATLTELKAGYLQSAGIFDDATTETDVYVTKANPNTLTAPSLEYSGDKTIAFTGATLDAINGDTTKGSDVATVTITTTVTTTAE; from the coding sequence ATGACGCTGATCGAGCTTTTGGCGGTTATCGTTATCATCGCGATTATCGCGGCGATTGCGATTCCTGCGATAGGAAATATTATTGAGAATAGCCGGTATGGTGCAGCGAAGTCTGATGCATCTAACGTATTAAGTGCAGCAAATATCTACTTTACAGAAAATCCTGAGGATGATTCTGCTACTTTAACAGAGCTAAAAGCAGGCTATCTTCAATCTGCAGGTATTTTCGATGATGCTACAACTGAAACTGATGTTTATGTAACTAAAGCAAATCCGAACACTTTAACGGCTCCATCTTTAGAATACTCAGGTGACAAAACGATTGCTTTTACTGGGGCAACTCTAGACGCTATCAATGGTGATACTACAAAAGGCAGTGATGTAGCTACCGTAACTATTACTACTACAGTCACAACAACTGCTGAATAA
- the pilM gene encoding type IV pilus biogenesis protein PilM — translation MDSGKIADPEALSVELGKAVDQWGLSKKSVRFLAPDEFVIIRKVPYPEDVEADELKGHFFIEIGSTLYLPFEDPVFDVVPYHLDSDEPEAIIIASKESVIKDYEDLFDGAKLKPLVADITPLALYRLAYLEHDFPEDEHIMLIDMQGKKMTVSIFHEHFPMFMRPVDLTVLVADPEDPAQLLEAVEEEAEKLGNFYRYNMNEGEQGITKVICNGEFGDWHAFCGRLSDRFLIDVEPLVKDGIEADGKIVPPRFNRAIGLALKEV, via the coding sequence ATGGACAGCGGCAAAATCGCAGACCCAGAAGCGCTCTCTGTGGAACTCGGTAAGGCGGTCGATCAGTGGGGTCTCTCCAAAAAGTCAGTCCGATTCCTCGCCCCTGACGAATTTGTTATCATCCGCAAAGTCCCTTACCCCGAAGACGTCGAAGCCGACGAATTAAAAGGGCATTTCTTTATCGAGATCGGATCCACTTTGTATTTGCCATTCGAAGACCCGGTATTCGATGTGGTGCCATACCACTTGGATTCCGATGAACCGGAAGCAATCATCATCGCCTCAAAAGAATCGGTCATCAAAGATTACGAAGATCTATTCGACGGTGCCAAACTAAAACCGCTCGTCGCGGATATTACGCCGCTTGCGCTTTACCGCTTGGCGTATCTCGAACATGATTTTCCGGAAGATGAACACATCATGCTCATCGATATGCAAGGCAAGAAAATGACGGTATCGATTTTCCATGAACATTTCCCGATGTTCATGCGGCCGGTCGACCTTACTGTGCTCGTCGCCGACCCGGAAGATCCGGCGCAACTGCTTGAGGCTGTCGAAGAAGAAGCTGAAAAGCTCGGCAATTTCTACCGTTATAATATGAATGAAGGCGAGCAAGGTATCACAAAAGTCATCTGCAACGGGGAGTTCGGCGATTGGCACGCATTTTGCGGGCGCTTGTCCGACCGGTTTTTGATAGACGTTGAGCCGCTCGTCAAAGACGGCATTGAAGCGGACGGCAAAATCGTGCCACCGCGCTTTAACCGGGCAATCGGCCTGGCGTTGAAAGAGGTGTAG
- a CDS encoding PilN domain-containing protein, with the protein MLVDINLLPQKERDRPAVLIAAVAILLLAIIIWAVFAMMSRAEANEQQALQVQAQGVMAEQAQIRSELEARQGMNEEQQLQATVEWAESYQFDTIPLLEELVSLLPARGFFQTFSYTGLDQAQLVVQFDSSREAAYYLAQLKSSELLTSATLDNVATETFDEAEEEEIIVDPSKPRYLATYTLLFQDERIPVEGEEAEGEAVDEAAPTDGPAEQPADSTETEETDVEVDVDVETDDAESGDESA; encoded by the coding sequence ATGTTAGTCGATATTAATTTACTTCCACAAAAAGAACGCGACCGGCCAGCTGTTTTAATCGCGGCGGTCGCGATTTTATTATTGGCGATCATTATTTGGGCAGTTTTCGCTATGATGTCACGAGCTGAAGCGAATGAACAACAGGCTTTGCAAGTCCAGGCGCAAGGCGTCATGGCTGAACAGGCGCAAATCCGCAGTGAACTCGAAGCGCGCCAAGGGATGAACGAAGAACAGCAATTGCAGGCGACTGTCGAATGGGCGGAAAGCTACCAATTCGATACGATTCCGCTATTAGAAGAACTCGTATCGCTGCTCCCGGCACGCGGCTTTTTCCAGACCTTCTCGTATACGGGGCTGGACCAGGCGCAGCTTGTCGTCCAGTTCGACTCTTCGCGCGAAGCGGCTTATTATTTGGCGCAGCTGAAATCATCTGAACTGCTCACTTCCGCGACACTCGATAACGTCGCAACCGAAACTTTTGACGAAGCAGAAGAAGAGGAAATCATTGTCGACCCGAGCAAACCGCGCTATTTGGCGACTTACACGCTCTTGTTCCAGGACGAACGCATCCCGGTAGAAGGTGAAGAAGCAGAAGGTGAAGCGGTGGACGAAGCGGCACCAACTGACGGACCGGCCGAACAACCAGCAGATTCAACAGAGACGGAAGAAACCGATGTTGAAGTCGATGTGGATGTCGAGACAGACGATGCAGAATCGGGAGATGAATCCGCATGA
- a CDS encoding pilus assembly protein PilO codes for MSSMTKNQKEKALIALAVLFLLALGFYSYFLLYAPAKDAREQAQQSLRSERDVLMALKTQMKELPEGEAVSTLELQKKVSIDPLSELMVLQIEEAELISGTRVEAIQLAEADVALPVPVEGLENLKEVETTVAFTAENYNEITDFISEIEEMERILVIESINFGANPEVREVVEETERLQVTLSFAAYYRPDLIALEDTVPKIDAPAPADKQDPLPANDGTEYADDEEEETDSDVDVDVTVEESASGEE; via the coding sequence ATGAGCAGCATGACAAAAAACCAAAAAGAAAAAGCGCTCATCGCATTAGCCGTCTTGTTCTTACTGGCCCTTGGGTTTTATTCATACTTCTTGCTATATGCGCCGGCGAAAGATGCGCGCGAACAAGCCCAGCAATCGCTGCGCTCGGAACGCGATGTATTGATGGCCTTGAAGACACAAATGAAGGAATTGCCGGAAGGCGAAGCCGTCAGCACCCTTGAACTGCAGAAGAAAGTATCGATCGACCCGCTGTCCGAGTTGATGGTGTTGCAGATTGAAGAAGCAGAACTCATTTCCGGAACACGCGTCGAAGCGATCCAGCTCGCAGAAGCAGACGTCGCCCTCCCGGTTCCAGTTGAAGGACTGGAGAATTTAAAAGAAGTGGAAACAACTGTCGCGTTTACGGCAGAAAATTATAACGAAATTACGGACTTCATTTCTGAAATCGAGGAAATGGAACGCATTCTTGTCATCGAGTCGATCAATTTCGGCGCCAATCCGGAAGTGCGGGAAGTCGTTGAAGAAACCGAACGGCTGCAAGTGACGCTGTCGTTTGCGGCGTATTACCGCCCGGACCTCATCGCATTGGAAGACACCGTCCCGAAAATCGATGCACCGGCGCCTGCGGATAAGCAAGATCCGCTGCCGGCGAACGATGGCACGGAATACGCCGATGACGAAGAGGAAGAAACAGATTCTGACGTGGATGTTGATGTTACGGTCGAAGAAAGTGCATCAGGGGAAGAGTGA
- a CDS encoding prepilin peptidase, which yields MTALDLVPVFSYLFLRGKCRKCGSSIHWVYPLMEAITAVLFTAVFLKFGFTPELIVGLLFVSMLVIITVSDIAYMLIPDKVLLPFAAVLLVLRFVIPPRSVVGFTARRSRRFSVLLLIATISKGGMGGGDIKLFFVIGLVLGTAGTLLTLFLASFIGAVAGIVLLREKTR from the coding sequence TTGACGGCGCTCGATCTCGTGCCGGTGTTTTCCTATCTGTTCCTGCGCGGCAAATGCCGGAAATGCGGTTCAAGCATCCACTGGGTTTATCCTTTAATGGAAGCGATCACCGCCGTACTGTTTACTGCCGTCTTCTTAAAATTCGGCTTTACGCCAGAACTCATCGTCGGTTTATTGTTCGTGTCGATGCTCGTCATCATCACCGTATCCGACATCGCCTATATGCTCATCCCCGATAAAGTGCTATTGCCATTCGCGGCGGTGCTGCTCGTGTTGCGTTTTGTTATTCCACCTCGATCCGTGGTGGGATTCACTGCTCGGCGCAGCCGTCGATTTTCGGTGTTGTTGTTGATTGCGACAATATCTAAAGGCGGCATGGGCGGAGGCGACATCAAACTGTTCTTCGTCATCGGGCTCGTGCTCGGAACCGCCGGGACCTTGCTGACTTTATTCCTCGCATCGTTCATCGGGGCGGTCGCCGGCATCGTTTTGCTGAGAGAGAAAACAAGGTAG
- a CDS encoding Maf family protein encodes MKFTAKHPLILASQSPRRQELLGLLGIPFDIVPSDIPEPDPQGFKSPVDYVNACAVQKANDIAGNHPEALVIGSDTVVVLNEEILLKPKDKQQASAYLHKLSGKTHEVITAVCVRQGDEEVSFHERVQVRFYELPESWIDAYTDTEDPYDKAGAYGIQTVSGLFVEQIEGDYNAVVGLPIARLLQHLTRAGYVKVEGAHDYAK; translated from the coding sequence ATGAAGTTCACAGCTAAACATCCACTCATCCTGGCCTCGCAATCGCCGCGCCGCCAAGAATTGCTCGGCCTGCTCGGAATTCCGTTCGACATCGTGCCAAGCGATATCCCGGAACCGGATCCACAAGGCTTCAAGTCGCCAGTCGATTATGTCAACGCATGCGCTGTCCAAAAAGCGAATGATATCGCAGGGAACCACCCTGAAGCGCTCGTCATCGGCTCGGATACAGTCGTCGTATTAAACGAGGAAATTTTATTGAAGCCAAAAGACAAACAGCAAGCGTCTGCGTATTTGCACAAGCTGTCTGGGAAGACCCATGAAGTCATCACTGCCGTCTGCGTGCGCCAAGGCGATGAGGAAGTATCGTTCCATGAACGCGTACAAGTGCGTTTCTACGAATTGCCAGAGTCTTGGATCGACGCCTATACCGATACAGAAGATCCTTACGACAAAGCAGGGGCGTACGGCATCCAAACGGTATCGGGTTTATTTGTGGAACAAATCGAAGGCGATTACAACGCAGTCGTCGGCTTGCCTATCGCACGACTGCTCCAGCACTTGACACGCGCGGGCTATGTAAAAGTCGAAGGGGCGCATGATTATGCCAAATGA
- the radC gene encoding RadC family protein: MPNDQAMMIRDVHIADRPRERLIKQGAVSLSNQELIAILLRTGTREESVLHLANRVLKQFEHLHELKHAAIEEMTAINGIGEAKAVQLLAAIELGRRLASKQTDERFTIRSPKDAATYLMDDMTSLKQEHFVCLFLNIKNQVMHRQTIFVGSLNASIVHPREIFREAVRRSTASIVCAHNHPSGNPAPSPEDIDVTKRLMEAGSIIGIELLDHIIIGDHQFTSLKEKGFM; encoded by the coding sequence ATGCCAAATGACCAAGCGATGATGATCCGCGATGTCCACATTGCTGACCGGCCGCGCGAACGGCTCATTAAACAAGGAGCGGTGAGCCTGTCCAATCAAGAGCTCATCGCCATCCTGTTGCGCACCGGCACCCGTGAAGAATCGGTTTTGCATCTCGCGAACCGTGTACTCAAGCAATTCGAGCATCTCCACGAATTAAAACACGCCGCGATTGAAGAAATGACCGCTATCAACGGCATCGGTGAAGCAAAAGCCGTTCAGCTGCTCGCTGCTATTGAACTGGGACGCAGGCTTGCTTCCAAGCAAACCGATGAACGATTCACGATCCGTTCCCCGAAAGACGCCGCTACGTATTTAATGGATGATATGACTTCGCTCAAGCAAGAGCATTTCGTCTGTTTATTCCTCAACATCAAAAACCAAGTGATGCACCGCCAAACCATCTTTGTCGGCAGCCTCAACGCCTCCATCGTCCATCCACGCGAAATCTTCCGCGAAGCTGTCAGACGCTCGACCGCATCAATCGTGTGCGCGCACAATCATCCGTCCGGCAACCCAGCACCTTCCCCTGAAGACATCGATGTCACGAAGCGGCTTATGGAAGCAGGCTCGATCATCGGCATCGAACTGCTCGACCATATCATCATCGGCGACCATCAATTCACTTCATTAAAAGAAAAGGGGTTCATGTAG
- a CDS encoding rod shape-determining protein encodes MFGFASKDIGIDLGTANTLVYLKGRGIVLREPSIVIKNTRTNEIVAVGKRAREMMGRTPANIVALRPMRDGVISDYDTTLAMIKHCIAEATGKAPGKWRGGKVMICVPYGVTSIEQRAVLDAARAVGAAEAYTIEEPFAAAIGAGLPVWEPVGSMVVDIGGGTAEVAIISLGGIVSSESIRVGGDEMDEAIKQYVRKRYNVVIGERTAENLKMGIGTAAVLSEEEAQLDMEIRGRDLVTGFPKTLTITATEMEEALKESVARIVEGLGTTLEKTPPELASDIMDRGIVLTGGGALLKNLDKVIADAVGMPVFTADHPLDCVALGTGRALEDFDRYRTAIERR; translated from the coding sequence GTGTTTGGATTTGCTTCAAAAGATATCGGCATCGACCTCGGGACGGCGAATACGCTCGTCTATTTAAAAGGGCGCGGCATCGTGCTCCGGGAACCATCGATTGTCATCAAAAATACCCGCACGAATGAAATCGTCGCCGTCGGGAAACGCGCGCGCGAAATGATGGGCAGAACGCCTGCCAATATCGTCGCACTGCGGCCGATGCGGGACGGCGTCATTTCCGATTACGACACGACGCTTGCGATGATCAAACATTGCATCGCGGAAGCGACCGGCAAAGCGCCTGGCAAATGGCGCGGCGGCAAGGTGATGATTTGTGTTCCTTACGGCGTGACATCCATCGAACAGCGTGCCGTACTCGATGCTGCGCGTGCAGTCGGGGCAGCGGAAGCTTATACGATCGAAGAGCCCTTCGCTGCAGCAATTGGCGCAGGGCTTCCGGTATGGGAACCTGTCGGCAGCATGGTCGTCGATATAGGAGGCGGAACAGCGGAAGTCGCCATCATCTCGCTCGGCGGCATCGTATCGAGTGAATCGATCCGCGTCGGCGGGGACGAGATGGACGAGGCGATCAAGCAATACGTCCGCAAGCGCTATAATGTCGTCATCGGGGAACGTACGGCCGAAAACTTGAAAATGGGCATCGGCACTGCTGCGGTCTTAAGTGAGGAAGAGGCTCAGCTGGATATGGAAATCCGCGGGCGCGACCTTGTGACCGGCTTCCCGAAAACCTTGACGATCACCGCAACAGAAATGGAAGAAGCGCTGAAAGAATCAGTAGCGCGCATCGTTGAAGGCCTAGGTACCACGCTTGAGAAGACGCCGCCTGAACTGGCGTCTGATATCATGGACCGCGGCATCGTCTTGACGGGCGGCGGAGCGCTTTTGAAAAACCTCGACAAGGTGATCGCGGATGCGGTCGGCATGCCGGTGTTCACTGCGGACCATCCGCTCGATTGTGTCGCGCTCGGAACAGGGCGCGCACTCGAGGACTTCGACCGTTACCGCACGGCGATCGAAAGACGCTGA
- the mreD gene encoding rod shape-determining protein MreD: protein MIRFLVPIVCLVLFFVEPIFGLFSPLSIGGSFYYVVPRFLILFLIFLTVFYELRHALFYGLFFGLLYDVFYIDIIGLYSFLYPAVCLIAAYFFKKIPQNLLSATLLALGLLLAMEVALYLFFQLIGLTDAPAGTFLTSRLWPTLIANALYLGLLGWVFRSMMVTQDPQRGTKFGLY, encoded by the coding sequence ATGATCCGCTTCCTCGTTCCCATCGTCTGTCTCGTGCTGTTTTTTGTCGAACCGATCTTCGGGCTATTTTCGCCCCTGTCGATCGGTGGATCGTTTTATTACGTCGTCCCGCGTTTCCTCATTTTATTCCTAATTTTTTTGACCGTTTTCTATGAACTGCGCCATGCGTTGTTTTACGGTTTGTTCTTCGGCCTCTTGTATGATGTCTTTTACATTGATATTATTGGATTATATTCTTTTCTGTATCCGGCCGTCTGCCTGATCGCCGCGTACTTTTTCAAAAAGATTCCACAAAATCTGCTATCGGCGACGCTGCTGGCACTCGGTCTTCTGCTCGCAATGGAAGTGGCACTTTACTTGTTCTTCCAATTGATCGGCTTGACCGATGCGCCGGCCGGGACGTTCCTGACATCCAGATTGTGGCCGACCTTAATCGCCAACGCCCTGTACTTAGGATTGCTTGGCTGGGTGTTCAGGTCGATGATGGTCACGCAAGATCCACAGCGTGGCACTAAGTTCGGGTTATATTAA
- the minC gene encoding septum site-determining protein MinC, with translation MKAQVTGFLKNIVNIKGTNKGLLIQLNDMASYTEILDELKKKVSDPALEGDAEVQVQLANRHYSKAQLEEIKKVIHDNSKMKVIGTKCDVVTVEECNRMIAERQSETYVGIVRSGQVVKAKGDLVVIGDVNQNGRIEAGGNVYVLGRLKGFAHAGASGNKEAVIAASWLEATHLKIADELETMTDELDSLSEQPEMECAYLHTSGKIIIDRLQELRFLRPQISTFKGGS, from the coding sequence ATGAAAGCGCAGGTGACAGGTTTTTTGAAAAATATCGTGAATATCAAAGGAACGAACAAAGGGCTTCTCATCCAGCTCAATGATATGGCCTCCTATACGGAAATCCTCGATGAGCTGAAGAAGAAAGTATCCGACCCTGCGCTCGAAGGGGACGCGGAAGTACAGGTCCAATTGGCGAATCGCCATTACAGCAAAGCCCAGTTGGAAGAAATCAAGAAAGTCATCCATGACAATTCGAAGATGAAAGTGATCGGCACGAAATGCGATGTCGTCACTGTCGAAGAATGCAACCGGATGATCGCTGAGCGCCAGTCGGAAACTTACGTCGGCATCGTCCGCTCAGGGCAAGTCGTCAAGGCAAAAGGCGATCTCGTCGTCATCGGCGACGTCAACCAGAACGGCCGCATCGAAGCAGGCGGAAACGTCTATGTGCTCGGGCGCCTCAAAGGCTTTGCCCATGCAGGCGCGAGCGGCAACAAAGAAGCGGTCATCGCCGCATCTTGGCTTGAAGCGACGCATCTAAAGATTGCCGATGAACTTGAGACGATGACCGATGAACTCGACAGCTTGTCGGAGCAGCCGGAAATGGAATGCGCCTATTTACATACCAGCGGCAAAATCATCATCGACCGACTGCAGGAACTGAGATTCCTGCGTCCGCAAATTTCTACGTTTAAAGGAGGAAGCTAG
- the minD gene encoding septum site-determining protein MinD — translation MGEAIVITSGKGGVGKTTSTANLGTALALQGKKVCLIDTDIGLRNLDVILGLENRIIYDLIDVLEGRCKIHQALVKDKRFEDKLFLLPAAQTADKNDVNPEQMKELIEGMKADYDFIIIDCPAGIEQGYKNAVAGADRAIVITTPEISAVRDADRIIGLLELEENLEAPKLIINRIRPHLMEAGDALDVNEITTHLSIDLLGIVPDDERVISSSNKGEPVVMDPSNPAALGYRNIARRLLGESVPLMTMDKPKPGMFGKLKSIFSSK, via the coding sequence GTGGGAGAAGCTATCGTAATTACATCAGGCAAAGGAGGCGTCGGCAAAACGACGTCGACTGCGAACCTCGGCACTGCATTGGCTCTTCAAGGCAAAAAAGTGTGCTTGATCGATACCGACATCGGGCTTCGCAACCTGGATGTTATTTTAGGCCTCGAGAACCGCATCATCTACGATTTGATCGATGTGCTCGAAGGCCGCTGCAAAATCCATCAGGCGCTTGTGAAAGACAAGCGTTTTGAAGACAAATTATTCCTGCTTCCGGCAGCACAGACGGCCGACAAGAACGACGTCAACCCGGAGCAGATGAAAGAATTGATCGAAGGGATGAAAGCGGACTACGACTTCATCATCATCGATTGCCCGGCCGGAATCGAACAAGGCTATAAAAATGCCGTTGCCGGTGCTGACCGCGCAATTGTCATCACGACTCCGGAAATCTCCGCAGTGCGCGATGCTGACCGCATCATCGGCTTGCTGGAGTTGGAAGAAAACCTGGAAGCGCCGAAACTCATCATCAACCGCATCCGCCCGCATTTGATGGAAGCGGGAGATGCACTCGATGTCAATGAGATCACGACGCATTTGTCGATCGACTTGCTCGGTATCGTGCCGGATGACGAACGCGTCATTTCGAGCTCGAACAAAGGTGAACCAGTCGTCATGGACCCATCGAATCCTGCAGCACTCGGCTACCGCAACATCGCGCGCCGCCTGCTAGGTGAATCGGTTCCGCTCATGACCATGGATAAGCCAAAACCCGGCATGTTCGGCAAACTCAAATCTATTTTCTCAAGCAAATAA